The Prinia subflava isolate CZ2003 ecotype Zambia chromosome 23, Cam_Psub_1.2, whole genome shotgun sequence region CAGGATGTTCCCCCGGCGGGGCCGCAGGAGGGGCGTCCCCAGGGAGGTacgtggggctggggagggggcgcAGGAGCTCCCCGGGACCACCCCGGGGATGCCgagggggcaggagggcagcggCGCGGTCTGGGGAGGGATTGGGGATGGGGATTTGGCCGGGTGAGCTCGGTGAGCTCCGACCTCCCCATCCCTGCggggctctctgctctctccacaGCCCGGGCCGTGGTGGGACGGGCCACGGCCGTGTCCCCCTCCCGGCCACGAGGACACCTGGGACGGGCCACCCTGGGACGGGCCACCCTGGGACGGGCCACCCTGGGATGAGCCACCCTGGGAGCACCAGGACAGGATGGGTCAGGtaagggacagggctgggggaaatGTCCCCGGGGTGTCACAGGCACGGGGGGAGTGCCCGGGTTTGTCAGGGAGagccccccagggaccccccggGCACAGAAAGGAGCCCCTGGCTCCCCAAACTCCTTCCCCAAAATGAGTCCTGGATCAGGTCGTGCACCTTCAAGTGCTCTGAATTCCCAAAAGGAGTCTGGAAACATCTGGATCCAGCTGTGGAGCTGGCCAGCAGTTTGTGTCTAAAGGGTTCCCTTAAATCTTTACCCCCCAGGATTAAGAGTGgcaaaacaaatatatttacataGCTTAAATGAGTTATTTATTTTGGTGGATGGTGAAGCTTGGGTGAAAGGATCTCGACCAGATCCTTTAGTGTGAATGGTGATAGCCAGGATGCTGTTTATTAATTCAATAGTTTCAAAGTTAATTAGCAGTCATGAAGTTTAAATTGATGTTGCTCACCCAGACCCACCCAAACCTCTTTGGCTCAGCCTCCAGGAGTGACCCTAAAGGTCTCCACAAAGGAATGCACACTCACTCCCGGGAGGAAAGCTGGAAATTCCCCTGTTCAAAGTGGGCTGGAGGTTTTACAGCCTGCAGTGAGGGGGGGTTTTGGACCATTTGTCCTTAAAAAAGCAACTGCTGCCCTCCGGTTCCTCCCAGGGAACATCTGCCCCCGGTTCCTGCCGGTGCCAGTTGCTCAAGGGGTTTCACATCCTCGTGGGGTTTCGTGCTGGCATTTTTGGGTGGGGCTGCTCTCGGTGCCCTCCACGGCTGCTCATTTTCACAATTAGGTGAAATCTGAGCTGCTTCCCCCTAATTACATCCCGCAGCCAGGAGGGATTCACCGGGAAACCCAGGGCAGCCCAAAGCAGGGGCTCCCCCCGGGGCAGGACAGGCAGAAAGGGCCGagggggaagagcaggaaaacctgaaaatcccagaaaatcctCATCTGTGGCTGTCCCCATCGCAGCCCAGGGGCCCCGGACATTTCCcgtggaaggaggaggaggacaggagCTGGGGACCCCACGAGTGTCCCCCACGGCCGCCCTGGGATGACAGAGAAGACTTCCAAGGATTTCAGGACGGCTTTGAGGAGTGCTGGTACCTGGTGAGGAttgctgccctggggctggtggCTAAAATGGGCCAGGGGCCACTCGCTGGTGACAAGGACGGTGTGTGGGGACCCTCTGCAGTCACAGCGGGTCCTGTTTTACCCTGTCCCGTTCCCTGCAGGATCCGCCGCCTGATCCCTGGCCAGAATTCCCCGAGGAGGAGCAGCGCCCACCCTGGCCCCCCGCCGGCCCTCCACGGTGGGTGCCGCgctcggggggctcgggggtgACACTGAGGGACACCAGGAGCGGCGGAACTGTCCCTGCATCGCACAGGGacccctcccaacccaaccccGCACCCCGGGGCTGTGCTCCCGCAGGAATCCCGGAGCTGTCCCGccctggagccagcctggcagaCGCCGCCCCCGCAGGAGCCGCCCCCGGCAGCTGACCCAGATCCCGCGGGCGTGGtgcccccgagccccccgagccccccgagGTCTGTGCTGAGCCCGGCCCCTCGGggctccccagcctggcccgGGGCAGGCTGAGGAGCCTCTCCCGCTGTTCCCCACCCCGCAGGGCACCGGCCGCACTCCAAGCCATCTCCTGCCCCCTCCAAGCGGAGCCAGCCGGCGGccgggaaggagctgcagcccccgggtgccccccagccccccgcTGCCCCCCGAGGTGCTGCGGAGGGGCCGGAGCAGCCGCAGGTTGGGGGTTTTACCCATCCCTCGCTCGTCCCAGGGCGGGTTGTGGGGTTTTACCTGTCCCAGGGTGGGTTGTGGGGTTTTACCTGTCCCTTGCCCGTCCCACCGCAGGTTGTGGGGTTTTACCCGTCCCTTGCCCGTCCCACCGCAGGTTGTGGGGTTTTACCCGTCCCTTGCCCGTCCCACCGCGGGTTGTGGGATTTTACCCGTCCCACCGTGGGTTGTGGGGTTTTACCCATCCCACGGCGGGTTGGGGGGTTTTACCCGTCCCTTGCCCATCCCACCGCGGGTTGTGGGGTTTTACCCGGGCCTGGGCAGGTTGGGGGGTTTTACCCGTCCCTTGCCCATCCCACCGCGGGTTGTGGGGTTTTACCCGGGCCTGGCACGCTGTCCTGGTTCCTGCAGGATGTGCCAGCGGGCAGTGGGGATGTCCTGGAGCCCCCCGGGCTGGCTGGgagccctctgcagagcccGGCTGACGACCCCGGCGCCGCGGAGCCGCCGGTAGGAGATCCCCCCGCACCCAGGGGTGCTCCCACCCCCGGAGCTGCCGGGCTCGGGGGTCTCCTTGGCTGCTCTGGCATCTCCTCTCTcatccagcccttcccctcTCCACCTCGCTGTGTCTTTGCCAGGCGTGGGATCTTTCCAGGCTCTTCTCCATGATCTCCTTTGGGTGTTGGCGCCCTGTCTGTCCCTCCCTGGGGTGGACACGTGTCCTCACATTTCCATTGCCTGTCCCCAGGTGGAGCTGGACGCTGtgggcagccaggagcaggatcCCTGTGCCTTGGGAACAGATCCAGCCCCTCCTGAGATCTCCACCGAGGAGATCTGCAGCTATCCTGAGATCCAGGAGCCCCTGGAGGTATGGGGCTGCTGGGAAGTGAGCAGGACCAGCTCCAGGCTCCCCGaatcctccccagcagcagcacagcttccccAGGGGACGTTTTTTATTCCCACCCTaaggcagagcctggagggaggcacagggggacaaACCCTTTGTCCCCTGTAACGCTGGCACAGGTAGAGCCGTGCAGTCCCGGTGTCCCCAAGGCTGGCACCGGTCACGGGTCACatccccagagcctggcagcccctccAGAGCCTTCCAcgagggagctgctgggatccagctcctctggggaggcaggggctgagctcagcccacACTCCTGGGAGCAGCCTC contains the following coding sequences:
- the LOC134561481 gene encoding proline-rich protein 2-like isoform X2, coding for MGRGRETAGGRDGRAPGEIRESSGRASGEIRRIPQLREPPASPGPGRMFPRRGRRRGVPREPGPWWDGPRPCPPPGHEDTWDGPPWDGPPWDGPPWDEPPWEHQDRMGQPRGPGHFPWKEEEDRSWGPHECPPRPPWDDREDFQGFQDGFEECWYLDPPPDPWPEFPEEEQRPPWPPAGPPRNPGAVPPWSQPGRRRPRRSRPRQLTQIPRAWCPRAPRAPRGHRPHSKPSPAPSKRSQPAAGKELQPPGAPQPPAAPRGAAEGPEQPQDVPAGSGDVLEPPGLAGSPLQSPADDPGAAEPPVELDAVGSQEQDPCALGTDPAPPEISTEEICSYPEIQEPLEAEPGGRHRGTNPLSPVTLAQVEPCSPGVPKAGTGHGSHPQSLAAPPEPSTRELLGSSSSGEAGAELSPHSWEQPPRGAGEGEAEAARDGVSPGSAAEPEAQPSQAAPAASTTPETSPCPQCPPGSGETNPAGIDFRSAVVLAKTAEIELSYQQFSLMVAVVATMLLQKEPSMEAALGLALRANLRQRRLHHLQELEEFINSYDLATASL
- the LOC134561481 gene encoding proline-rich protein 2-like isoform X3; the encoded protein is MGRGRETAGGRDGRAPGEIRESSGRASGEIRRIPQLREPPASPGPGRMFPRRGRRRGVPREPGPWWDGPRPCPPPGHEDTWDGPPWDGPPWDGPPWDEPPWEHQDRMGQPRGPGHFPWKEEEDRSWGPHECPPRPPWDDREDFQGFQDGFEECWYLDPPPDPWPEFPEEEQRPPWPPAGPPRNPGAVPPWSQPGRRRPRRSRPRQLTQIPRAWCPRAPRAPRGHRPHSKPSPAPSKRSQPAAGKELQPPGAPQPPAAPRGAAEGPEQPQDVPAGSGDVLEPPGLAGSPLQSPADDPGAAEPPVELDAVGSQEQDPCALGTDPAPPEISTEEICSYPEIQEPLEVEPCSPGVPKAGTGHGSHPQSLAAPPEPSTRELLGSSSSGEAGAELSPHSWEQPPRGAGEGEAEAARDGPPQSLQPPQNPQVSPGSAAEPEAQPSQAAPAASTTPETSPCPQCPPGSGETNPAGIDFRSAVVLAKTAEIELSYQQFSLMVAVVATMLLQKEPSMEAALGLALRANLRQRRLHHLQELEEFINSYDLATASL
- the LOC134561481 gene encoding proline-rich protein 2-like isoform X4, with the translated sequence MGRGRETAGGRDGRAPGEIRESSGRASGEIRRIPQLREPPASPGPGRMFPRRGRRRGVPREPGPWWDGPRPCPPPGHEDTWDGPPWDGPPWDGPPWDEPPWEHQDRMGQPRGPGHFPWKEEEDRSWGPHECPPRPPWDDREDFQGFQDGFEECWYLDPPPDPWPEFPEEEQRPPWPPAGPPRNPGAVPPWSQPGRRRPRRSRPRQLTQIPRAWCPRAPRAPRGHRPHSKPSPAPSKRSQPAAGKELQPPGAPQPPAAPRGAAEGPEQPQDVPAGSGDVLEPPGLAGSPLQSPADDPGAAEPPVELDAVGSQEQDPCALGTDPAPPEISTEEICSYPEIQEPLEVSPGSAAEPEAQPSQAAPAASTTPETSPCPQCPPGSGETNPAGIDFRSAVVLAKTAEIELSYQQFSLMVAVVATMLLQKEPSMEAALGLALRANLRQRRLHHLQELEEFINSYDLATASL
- the LOC134561481 gene encoding proline-rich protein 2-like isoform X1; its protein translation is MGRGRETAGGRDGRAPGEIRESSGRASGEIRRIPQLREPPASPGPGRMFPRRGRRRGVPREPGPWWDGPRPCPPPGHEDTWDGPPWDGPPWDGPPWDEPPWEHQDRMGQPRGPGHFPWKEEEDRSWGPHECPPRPPWDDREDFQGFQDGFEECWYLDPPPDPWPEFPEEEQRPPWPPAGPPRNPGAVPPWSQPGRRRPRRSRPRQLTQIPRAWCPRAPRAPRGHRPHSKPSPAPSKRSQPAAGKELQPPGAPQPPAAPRGAAEGPEQPQDVPAGSGDVLEPPGLAGSPLQSPADDPGAAEPPVELDAVGSQEQDPCALGTDPAPPEISTEEICSYPEIQEPLEAEPGGRHRGTNPLSPVTLAQVEPCSPGVPKAGTGHGSHPQSLAAPPEPSTRELLGSSSSGEAGAELSPHSWEQPPRGAGEGEAEAARDGPPQSLQPPQNPQVSPGSAAEPEAQPSQAAPAASTTPETSPCPQCPPGSGETNPAGIDFRSAVVLAKTAEIELSYQQFSLMVAVVATMLLQKEPSMEAALGLALRANLRQRRLHHLQELEEFINSYDLATASL